In a genomic window of Callithrix jacchus isolate 240 chromosome 22, calJac240_pri, whole genome shotgun sequence:
- the BSG gene encoding basigin isoform X2 — translation MAAARLVLLGFALLGVDGASGAAGAVSTSVENVGSKTLLTCSLNDNATEVTGHRWLKGDVVLQEDSQPGQRMNLEVDPDDRWGEYFCVFLPEPTGRASIPLRGPPRVKAVKSSEHINEGETAVLVCESKSAPPVTDWVWYRITDAGDQVIVNGSQSRFFVNSSQGRSELHIKNLNMEADPGKYACNGTSSEGTDQAVITLRVRSHLAALWPFLGIVAEVLVLVTIIFIYEKRRKPDDVLDDDDAGSAPLKSSGKHLNDKGKNIRQRNNS, via the exons CTGGGGCAGTTTCCACCTCCGTAGAAAACGTCGGCTCCAAGACGCTCCTCACCTGCTCTTTGAATGACAACGCCACAGAGGTCACCGGGCACCGCTGGCTGAAAGGGGACGTGGTGTTGCAGGAGGATTCGCAGCCTGGACAGAGAATGAACCTGGA GGTGGACCCCGATGACCGCTGGGGAGAGTACTTCTGCGTCTTCCTCCCTGAGCCCACGGGCAGGGCCAGCATCCCGCTCCGAG GGCCCCCCCGAGTGAAGGCTGTGAAGTCGTCGGAACACATCAACGAGGGCGAGACGGCCGTGCTGGTCTGCGAGTCCAAGTCTGCGCCTCCCGTCACCGACTGGGTGTGGTACAGGATCACTGACGCTGGGGACCAG GTCATCGTGAACGGCTCCCAGAGCAGGTTCTTCGTGAATTCCTCGCAGGGCCGGTCCGAGCTGCACATCAAGAACCTGAACATGGAGGCCGACCCCGGCAAGTATGCGTGCAACGGCACCAGCTCCGAGGGCACCGACCAGGCCGTCATCACGCTGCGCGTACGCAGCCACCTGGCCGCCCTCTGGCCCTTCCTGGGCATCGTGGCTGAGGTGCTGGTGCTggtcaccatcatcttcatctaCGAGAAGCGCCGGAAGCCCGACGATGTCCTGGATG ATGACGACGCAGGCTCCGCACCCCT GAAGAGCAGCGGGAAGCACCTGAACGACAAAGGCAAGAACATCCGCCAGAGGAACAACtcctga
- the BSG gene encoding basigin isoform X1, which produces MAAARLVLLGFALLGVDGASGAAGAVSTSVENVGSKTLLTCSLNDNATEVTGHRWLKGDVVLQEDSQPGQRMNLEVDPDDRWGEYFCVFLPEPTGRASIPLRGPPRVKAVKSSEHINEGETAVLVCESKSAPPVTDWVWYRITDAGDQVIVNGSQSRFFVNSSQGRSELHIKNLNMEADPGKYACNGTSSEGTDQAVITLRVRSHLAALWPFLGIVAEVLVLVTIIFIYEKRRKPDDVLDVGVLRDDDAGSAPLKSSGKHLNDKGKNIRQRNNS; this is translated from the exons CTGGGGCAGTTTCCACCTCCGTAGAAAACGTCGGCTCCAAGACGCTCCTCACCTGCTCTTTGAATGACAACGCCACAGAGGTCACCGGGCACCGCTGGCTGAAAGGGGACGTGGTGTTGCAGGAGGATTCGCAGCCTGGACAGAGAATGAACCTGGA GGTGGACCCCGATGACCGCTGGGGAGAGTACTTCTGCGTCTTCCTCCCTGAGCCCACGGGCAGGGCCAGCATCCCGCTCCGAG GGCCCCCCCGAGTGAAGGCTGTGAAGTCGTCGGAACACATCAACGAGGGCGAGACGGCCGTGCTGGTCTGCGAGTCCAAGTCTGCGCCTCCCGTCACCGACTGGGTGTGGTACAGGATCACTGACGCTGGGGACCAG GTCATCGTGAACGGCTCCCAGAGCAGGTTCTTCGTGAATTCCTCGCAGGGCCGGTCCGAGCTGCACATCAAGAACCTGAACATGGAGGCCGACCCCGGCAAGTATGCGTGCAACGGCACCAGCTCCGAGGGCACCGACCAGGCCGTCATCACGCTGCGCGTACGCAGCCACCTGGCCGCCCTCTGGCCCTTCCTGGGCATCGTGGCTGAGGTGCTGGTGCTggtcaccatcatcttcatctaCGAGAAGCGCCGGAAGCCCGACGATGTCCTGGATG TTGGCGTTCTCCGTG ATGACGACGCAGGCTCCGCACCCCT GAAGAGCAGCGGGAAGCACCTGAACGACAAAGGCAAGAACATCCGCCAGAGGAACAACtcctga
- the BSG gene encoding basigin isoform X3: MAAARLVLLGFALLGVDGASGAAGFVRAPLSQQRRVGGRVELHCEAVGSPVPEIQWWFEGHGPNDTCSQLWDGARLNRVHIHATYRQHAASTISIDTLAEEDSGTYECRASNDPDRNHLTRAPRVKWVRAQAVVLVLQPGAVSTSVENVGSKTLLTCSLNDNATEVTGHRWLKGDVVLQEDSQPGQRMNLEVDPDDRWGEYFCVFLPEPTGRASIPLRGPPRVKAVKSSEHINEGETAVLVCESKSAPPVTDWVWYRITDAGDQVIVNGSQSRFFVNSSQGRSELHIKNLNMEADPGKYACNGTSSEGTDQAVITLRVRSHLAALWPFLGIVAEVLVLVTIIFIYEKRRKPDDVLDDDDAGSAPLKSSGKHLNDKGKNIRQRNNS; this comes from the exons CTGGCTTTGTGCGGGCGCCACTGTCCCAGCAGAGGCGGGTGGGGGGCCGTGTGGAGCTGCACTGTGAGGCTGTGGGCAGCCCAGTGCCGGAGATCCAGTGGTGGTTTGAGGGGCACGGTCCCAACGACACCTGCTCCCAGCTCTGGGACGGCGCCCGGCTGAACCGCGTCCACATCCACGCCACCTACCGCCAGCACGCAGCCAGCACCATCTCCATCGACACGCTCGCAGAGGAGGACTCGGGCACCTACGAGTGCCGGGCCAGCAACGACCCGGACCGCAACCACCTGACCCGGGCGCCCAGGGTCAAGTGGGTCCGCGCCCAGGCGGTGGTGCTAGTCCTGCAAC CTGGGGCAGTTTCCACCTCCGTAGAAAACGTCGGCTCCAAGACGCTCCTCACCTGCTCTTTGAATGACAACGCCACAGAGGTCACCGGGCACCGCTGGCTGAAAGGGGACGTGGTGTTGCAGGAGGATTCGCAGCCTGGACAGAGAATGAACCTGGA GGTGGACCCCGATGACCGCTGGGGAGAGTACTTCTGCGTCTTCCTCCCTGAGCCCACGGGCAGGGCCAGCATCCCGCTCCGAG GGCCCCCCCGAGTGAAGGCTGTGAAGTCGTCGGAACACATCAACGAGGGCGAGACGGCCGTGCTGGTCTGCGAGTCCAAGTCTGCGCCTCCCGTCACCGACTGGGTGTGGTACAGGATCACTGACGCTGGGGACCAG GTCATCGTGAACGGCTCCCAGAGCAGGTTCTTCGTGAATTCCTCGCAGGGCCGGTCCGAGCTGCACATCAAGAACCTGAACATGGAGGCCGACCCCGGCAAGTATGCGTGCAACGGCACCAGCTCCGAGGGCACCGACCAGGCCGTCATCACGCTGCGCGTACGCAGCCACCTGGCCGCCCTCTGGCCCTTCCTGGGCATCGTGGCTGAGGTGCTGGTGCTggtcaccatcatcttcatctaCGAGAAGCGCCGGAAGCCCGACGATGTCCTGGATG ATGACGACGCAGGCTCCGCACCCCT GAAGAGCAGCGGGAAGCACCTGAACGACAAAGGCAAGAACATCCGCCAGAGGAACAACtcctga